A window from Streptomyces sp. NBC_00271 encodes these proteins:
- a CDS encoding PucR family transcriptional regulator, which translates to MRPTLASIVHHSALKLTVRAGEDRLDVPVRWAHVSELADPVPYMEGGELLLITALQLDAEDPDVMRRYVKRLVGAGVVGLGFAVGVNYDEIPKALVDAAEEEGLPLLEVPRRTPFLAISKAVSAAIAADQYRAVTAGFAAQRELTKQALNDGPEGLLSALAGQVDGWAALYDASGAVVATAPEWAGRRAARITPDVERLRERPAPASSVVGGEDRVELHSLGTGRRPRAALAVGTAAALGTAERYAVHSAIALLTLTTERSRSLHAAEQRIGAAVLRMLLAGQPEHARTVAGDLYGELLDAPFRLILAESASASAARAHADGHARVAAAKPFKAPVVVPDPTNGDPLGGLAEIVESAAARSGESVLVVPDGERLVVLAVDGGAAVTACGEYAAALDAARIATREQPVGDEDELVVGLSAPAGPIAAAAAYKQAEQALSVARRRGRSLVEHEELAAGSVLPLLADDAVRAFADGLLRPLNEHDATGRGDLVASLRAWLSRHGQWDAAAADLGVHRHTLRYRMRRVEEILGRSLDDPDVRMELWLALKATAAAGE; encoded by the coding sequence ATGCGCCCCACGCTCGCCTCGATCGTCCACCACTCCGCGCTCAAACTGACCGTGCGGGCGGGCGAGGACCGTCTGGACGTTCCCGTCCGCTGGGCCCACGTCAGCGAGCTCGCCGACCCCGTGCCGTACATGGAGGGCGGGGAACTGCTGCTGATCACCGCGCTCCAGCTGGACGCGGAGGATCCGGACGTCATGCGGCGCTATGTGAAGCGGCTGGTGGGAGCCGGCGTCGTCGGGCTCGGCTTCGCCGTCGGGGTCAACTACGACGAGATCCCGAAGGCCCTGGTCGACGCGGCAGAGGAAGAGGGCCTGCCGCTCCTGGAGGTCCCCCGCCGCACCCCCTTCCTGGCCATCAGCAAGGCGGTGTCGGCCGCGATCGCCGCGGACCAGTACCGGGCCGTGACGGCGGGCTTCGCCGCGCAGCGCGAACTGACGAAGCAGGCTCTCAACGACGGCCCCGAGGGGCTGCTGTCCGCCCTCGCGGGACAGGTGGACGGCTGGGCGGCCCTGTACGACGCGTCCGGCGCCGTCGTCGCCACCGCGCCCGAGTGGGCCGGGCGGCGGGCCGCGCGCATCACTCCCGACGTGGAGCGGCTGCGCGAGCGCCCCGCGCCCGCCAGCTCCGTCGTCGGCGGCGAGGACCGCGTGGAACTCCACTCCCTCGGCACCGGCCGCCGCCCCCGCGCCGCGCTCGCCGTCGGAACGGCCGCCGCCCTCGGCACCGCCGAGCGCTACGCCGTGCACTCCGCGATCGCGCTGCTGACCCTCACCACCGAACGCTCACGGTCGCTGCACGCCGCCGAGCAGCGCATCGGGGCGGCGGTGCTGCGCATGCTGCTCGCCGGGCAGCCCGAGCACGCGCGCACCGTGGCCGGAGACCTCTACGGGGAACTGCTCGACGCGCCCTTCCGGCTGATCCTCGCCGAGTCGGCGTCCGCCTCGGCGGCGCGGGCGCACGCGGACGGGCACGCGCGCGTGGCCGCCGCGAAACCGTTTAAGGCCCCCGTCGTGGTGCCGGACCCGACGAACGGCGACCCGCTCGGCGGGCTCGCCGAGATCGTCGAGTCCGCCGCCGCCCGCTCCGGTGAGTCCGTGCTCGTCGTGCCCGACGGAGAGCGGCTGGTCGTGCTCGCCGTGGACGGAGGCGCGGCGGTGACGGCGTGCGGGGAGTACGCGGCCGCGCTGGACGCCGCGCGGATCGCCACCCGGGAGCAGCCCGTGGGTGACGAGGACGAACTGGTCGTCGGACTGTCGGCCCCCGCCGGGCCGATCGCCGCGGCCGCCGCCTACAAGCAGGCCGAGCAGGCGCTGTCCGTGGCCCGGCGGCGGGGGCGGTCGCTGGTCGAGCACGAGGAGCTGGCCGCGGGGTCGGTGCTGCCGTTGCTCGCCGATGACGCGGTGCGGGCGTTCGCGGACGGGTTGCTCCGCCCGCTGAACGAGCACGACGCCACCGGGCGGGGGGATCTGGTCGCCTCGCTGCGGGCGTGGCTGTCCCGGCACGGTCAGTGGGACGCCGCCGCCGCCGACCTGGGTGTGCACCGGCACACCCTGCGTTATCGGATGCGACGCGTCGAGGAGATCCTCGGACGCTCCCTCGACGACCCCGACGTCCGCATGGAACTGTGGCTGGCACTGAAGGCGACGGCGGCGGCGGGGGAGTAG
- a CDS encoding aldehyde dehydrogenase family protein yields MTSTHAFWLAGRQATGETTFDVTSPWDGRVVGQVSIPTEAQVEEAVAAAHAVRDEFAATPAHVRAAALDHVSKRLVERTEEIAQLISAENGKPIKWARGEVGRAVSVFRFAAEEARRFNGGEAQRLDTDLGGQGRLALTRRFPKGVVLGIAPFNFPLNLCAHKIAPAIAAGAPIILKPAPATPLSGLIIGDLLAETELPAGSWSILPVSNDRMPALVQDERLPVISFTGSEKVGYAIMDSVPRKHCTLELGGNGAAVVLADWASDEDLDWAATRIATFSNYQGGQSCISVQRVIADASVYDRLLPRIVAAVEAQVTGDPSDDKTDVGPLVSEDAAQRVESWVDEAVRSGATLLTGGKRDGASYAPTVLADVPAEATISCEEVFGPVLTVRKVDGEAEAFAAVNDSKYGLQAGVFTHDLQVAFRAHRALEVGGVVVGDVPSYRADQMPYGGVKQSGVGREGVKFAMDDYTYERVLVLTGLAL; encoded by the coding sequence ATGACTTCCACCCACGCCTTCTGGCTCGCCGGCCGCCAGGCCACCGGTGAGACCACCTTCGATGTCACCTCTCCGTGGGACGGCCGGGTCGTCGGACAGGTCAGCATCCCGACCGAGGCACAGGTCGAGGAGGCCGTCGCCGCCGCACACGCCGTGCGCGACGAGTTCGCCGCCACCCCCGCCCACGTCCGCGCCGCCGCCCTCGACCACGTCAGCAAGCGCCTCGTCGAGCGCACCGAGGAGATCGCGCAGCTCATCTCCGCCGAGAACGGCAAGCCGATCAAGTGGGCCCGCGGCGAGGTCGGCCGCGCGGTGTCCGTCTTCCGGTTCGCCGCCGAGGAGGCCCGTCGCTTCAACGGCGGCGAGGCCCAGCGCCTCGACACCGACCTCGGCGGCCAGGGCCGCCTGGCCCTCACCCGCCGCTTCCCGAAGGGCGTCGTCCTCGGCATCGCGCCCTTCAACTTCCCCCTCAACCTGTGCGCCCACAAGATCGCCCCGGCCATCGCCGCCGGCGCGCCGATCATCCTGAAGCCGGCGCCCGCGACCCCGCTCTCCGGCCTGATCATCGGTGACCTGCTCGCCGAGACCGAGCTGCCGGCCGGCTCCTGGTCGATCCTCCCGGTCTCCAACGACCGTATGCCCGCCCTCGTCCAGGACGAGCGGCTCCCGGTCATCTCCTTCACGGGATCCGAGAAGGTCGGCTACGCGATCATGGACTCGGTGCCGCGCAAGCACTGCACCCTGGAGCTCGGCGGCAACGGCGCGGCCGTCGTCCTCGCCGACTGGGCGAGCGACGAGGACCTGGACTGGGCCGCGACCCGCATCGCGACCTTCTCGAACTACCAGGGCGGCCAGTCCTGCATCTCCGTGCAGCGCGTGATCGCCGACGCGTCGGTGTACGACCGGCTGCTGCCGCGCATCGTCGCCGCCGTCGAGGCCCAGGTCACCGGCGACCCGTCCGACGACAAGACGGATGTCGGCCCGCTGGTCAGCGAGGACGCCGCCCAGCGCGTGGAGTCCTGGGTCGACGAGGCCGTCCGGTCCGGCGCCACCCTCCTCACCGGTGGCAAGCGCGACGGTGCCTCCTACGCGCCGACCGTGCTCGCCGACGTACCGGCCGAGGCGACGATCTCCTGCGAGGAGGTCTTCGGACCGGTCCTCACCGTGCGCAAGGTGGACGGGGAGGCGGAGGCCTTCGCCGCCGTCAACGACTCCAAGTACGGCCTCCAGGCGGGCGTGTTCACGCACGACCTGCAGGTCGCCTTCCGCGCCCACCGCGCGCTGGAGGTCGGTGGCGTGGTCGTCGGCGACGTGCCGTCCTACCGTGCCGACCAGATGCCGTACGGCGGTGTGAAGCAGTCCGGTGTCGGCCGCGAGGGCGTCAAGTTCGCGATGGACGACTACACCTACGAGCGGGTCCTCGTCCTGACGGGCCTCGCGCTCTAA
- a CDS encoding glycoside hydrolase family 3 C-terminal domain-containing protein codes for MTAQTPPTPPFRDPQLPFAKRIDDLLARLTLDERIAFLHQFAPAVERLGVAAFRTGQEALHGVAWMGPATVFPQAVGLGATWNDELVRRVGEAVAGEVRAMRARDDRVGLNVWSPTVNLLRHPLWGRNEEGYSEDPKLTSAIATAYTRGLRGDHPDYWRTAPVLKHWLAHNNETNRDTTSSSVRPRVLHEYDLRAFRATVEAGAVAGVMPAYNLVNGRPNHVSPYLGEHLRTWTDQDLLVCSDAGAPSNLVDSEHYFDTHEEATAAAILAGVDSFTDHGTDGSKIVDRVRGALEKGLLSEADIDTAVRRQLAIRFRLGEFDPHTDPHGDTSDFDTPAHRALAREAAEQAIVLLKNDGLLPLGPGVRVAVVGLLADECKLDWYSGTLIHRSTPLEGLYERFGAEHVDFAEGVDRVRLRTSSGTYLSVPLAVDADEAVRGAEGALDPALLAGRTDLPPLTTDATGTDLALIDWGEGLLTLRAPDGRYLSVAEDGYLRASADQPGGWVVQETFRLEPAGSRSGSHGSGHLLRHVGTGGHISVAADGVKVADTSPEIFELEFTERGEDAVARVARAADVVVVVAGNDPHINGRETQDRTTLRLPAHQERLLRAARAANPNTVLALVSAYPYAVDPTDLPAALWTAHGGQAAGTALARVLAGDVSPAGRLPQTWYASDADLPDLLDYDVIGGRQTYLYFEGTPLFPFGHGLAYTTFAYEDLSVTEAQAALKVSFTVTNTGEAPADEVAQLYARAVDPSVPRPRRELLAHRRLHLTPGASDRLTFELPLSALEFWDVAVGRTRLEPGAYELLAGASSEDIRLRTTITLTGEPATPRPVREQGLNAADFDDQRDTEIVDRTKVSGDAVTPRADATGELVHRGCDFATGVTRVEVEASGEGVVEVSLDGGPSLATVTFGGTKGPYDYTTIGAEFAAHGVHDLYLRLRGPLRLARVGFSG; via the coding sequence GTGACCGCACAAACGCCGCCTACGCCGCCTTTTCGCGATCCGCAGCTGCCGTTCGCGAAGCGCATCGACGATCTGCTGGCGCGGCTCACGCTCGACGAGCGCATCGCGTTCCTGCACCAGTTCGCGCCCGCCGTGGAGCGGCTCGGGGTGGCCGCGTTCCGCACCGGTCAGGAGGCACTGCACGGTGTGGCCTGGATGGGCCCGGCGACGGTCTTCCCCCAGGCCGTCGGCCTCGGCGCGACCTGGAACGACGAACTCGTGCGCCGCGTCGGCGAGGCGGTCGCGGGCGAGGTCCGCGCGATGCGCGCCCGCGACGACCGGGTGGGCCTCAACGTCTGGTCCCCCACGGTCAATCTGCTGCGCCACCCGCTGTGGGGCCGCAACGAGGAGGGCTACTCGGAGGACCCGAAGCTCACCTCCGCGATCGCCACGGCGTACACCCGGGGCCTGCGCGGCGACCACCCCGACTACTGGCGCACGGCCCCCGTCCTCAAGCACTGGCTCGCCCACAACAACGAGACGAACCGGGACACCACCTCCTCCTCGGTCCGCCCGCGCGTGCTGCACGAGTACGACCTGCGGGCCTTCCGCGCGACCGTCGAGGCGGGCGCGGTGGCGGGGGTGATGCCGGCGTACAACCTGGTCAACGGCCGCCCCAACCACGTCTCCCCCTACCTCGGGGAACACCTGCGCACCTGGACGGACCAGGACCTCCTGGTCTGCTCCGACGCGGGCGCCCCCTCCAACCTGGTCGACTCCGAGCACTACTTCGACACCCACGAGGAGGCGACCGCCGCCGCGATCCTCGCCGGGGTCGACAGCTTCACGGACCACGGCACGGACGGTTCGAAGATCGTGGACCGGGTCCGAGGGGCCCTGGAGAAGGGCCTGTTGAGCGAGGCGGACATCGACACGGCGGTCCGCCGCCAGCTCGCGATCCGCTTCCGGCTCGGCGAGTTCGACCCGCACACGGACCCCCATGGCGACACCTCGGACTTCGACACCCCGGCCCACCGCGCGCTCGCCCGGGAGGCGGCCGAGCAGGCGATCGTCCTCCTCAAGAACGACGGCCTGCTGCCCCTCGGCCCGGGCGTGCGCGTCGCCGTCGTGGGCCTCCTCGCCGACGAGTGCAAGCTCGACTGGTACAGCGGCACACTCATCCACCGCTCCACACCGCTGGAGGGCCTGTACGAGCGCTTCGGCGCCGAGCACGTCGACTTCGCCGAGGGCGTGGACCGCGTACGCCTGAGGACCTCCTCCGGTACGTATCTGTCGGTGCCCCTCGCCGTGGACGCGGACGAGGCGGTGCGCGGCGCCGAGGGGGCGCTGGACCCGGCCCTGCTCGCGGGCCGCACGGACCTGCCGCCCCTCACCACCGACGCCACCGGCACCGACCTCGCGCTGATCGACTGGGGCGAGGGGCTGCTGACCCTGCGGGCCCCCGACGGCCGCTACCTCTCGGTCGCCGAGGACGGTTACCTCCGCGCGTCCGCCGACCAGCCGGGCGGCTGGGTCGTCCAGGAGACGTTCCGCCTGGAACCGGCGGGTTCCCGCTCCGGATCCCATGGGAGCGGCCACCTCCTACGGCACGTCGGGACGGGTGGGCACATCTCTGTCGCCGCCGACGGCGTGAAGGTTGCCGACACATCGCCGGAGATTTTCGAGCTGGAGTTCACCGAGCGCGGCGAGGACGCCGTGGCCCGCGTGGCGCGGGCGGCCGACGTCGTCGTGGTCGTGGCGGGCAACGACCCGCACATCAACGGCCGCGAGACGCAGGACCGCACCACCCTCCGGCTCCCCGCCCATCAGGAGCGCCTGTTGCGCGCCGCCCGCGCCGCGAACCCGAACACCGTCCTCGCCCTGGTCTCGGCGTACCCCTACGCGGTGGACCCCACCGACCTGCCCGCCGCTTTGTGGACCGCGCACGGCGGCCAGGCTGCGGGCACCGCCCTGGCCCGCGTCCTGGCCGGCGACGTGTCCCCCGCGGGCCGCCTCCCGCAGACCTGGTACGCCTCCGACGCGGACCTGCCCGACCTGCTCGACTACGACGTGATCGGTGGCCGCCAGACGTATCTGTACTTCGAGGGCACCCCGCTGTTCCCGTTCGGCCACGGCCTCGCGTACACGACGTTCGCCTACGAGGATCTGTCGGTCACCGAGGCGCAGGCCGCGCTGAAGGTCTCCTTCACGGTCACCAACACGGGCGAGGCGCCGGCGGACGAGGTCGCCCAGCTCTACGCGCGCGCCGTGGACCCGTCGGTGCCGCGCCCCCGCCGCGAACTGCTGGCCCACCGGCGCCTCCACCTCACTCCCGGCGCCTCGGATCGCCTGACCTTCGAACTCCCCCTCTCCGCGCTGGAGTTCTGGGACGTGGCGGTCGGCAGGACCCGTCTGGAGCCGGGCGCGTACGAACTCCTCGCGGGCGCGTCGAGCGAGGACATCCGGCTGCGCACCACGATCACCCTCACCGGCGAGCCCGCCACCCCCCGCCCGGTACGCGAACAGGGCCTGAACGCGGCCGACTTCGACGACCAGCGGGACACCGAGATCGTCGACCGTACGAAGGTGTCGGGCGACGCGGTGACGCCGAGGGCCGACGCGACGGGCGAACTCGTCCACCGCGGCTGCGACTTCGCAACCGGGGTCACACGAGTCGAGGTCGAGGCGTCGGGCGAGGGAGTCGTCGAGGTGTCGCTGGACGGGGGCCCCTCACTCGCGACGGTCACCTTCGGCGGAACGAAGGGCCCGTACGACTACACCACCATCGGCGCCGAGTTCGCGGCCCACGGTGTGCACGACCTGTATCTCAGGCTGCGCGGCCCACTGCGGCTCGCGCGGGTGGGCTTCTCCGGTTGA